In Dromaius novaehollandiae isolate bDroNov1 chromosome 4, bDroNov1.hap1, whole genome shotgun sequence, a single genomic region encodes these proteins:
- the MFHAS1 gene encoding malignant fibrous histiocytoma-amplified sequence 1 — MAQTEPARPLRPAGAAALRARKLRGVPGEPEPEPEPEPEPDAGPPGGPPPPAAVPVPVPAPAPAAAALGELEALNLSGRGLEELPEEVGAALGGLRALSLRRNRLRRLPAAALRHLGRLAELDLSHNRLRGLGDGAALAGLRGLRKLSLSHNELGAEGPGLPPRLAELGRLEELDLSFNRLRRLPEGLGRLRQLRTLDVDHNLLPAFPAPLLELAALEELDCSGNRHLGALPEGIAALRRLKILWLSGTGLAALPEGLCQLGALESLMLDGNRLRALPAGFGGLQRLKMLNLSSNLLGEFPAAILALPGLEELYLSRNQLTLLPPRLCQLRQLRTLWLDNNRIRYLPDSVVLLRSLEELVLQGNQIAILPEGFGQLSRITLWKIKDNPLIQPPYEVCMKGIPYIAAYQQELAHSQPALKPRLKLVLLGLKDAGKTLLRRCLMEEDGQREDAGGLEAGSAQPRGRPGRQQGAGRAQAGCCPFLEPQDASLTWVPAARPLERLPAERQDVPHVASHRAKGEAPCPAPSLPPDAFQAPSGVGPPGASKGIEVMDWTADAERGLTFIVFELAGDPSYDVIQSFFLSPGALYVLVVNLSAYVPQHFYRSVGYFLHWLGSKVPHAVVCMVGTHADLCAERELEEKCLDIHHQIALQEKRDAEGLQSLVQQVDEALGQDFDLRCSSPHAAFYGVSDKNLRRKKAQFQYLLNNRPQILSPVLPFSCRDRCQVRRLRDKLLSVAEHRDIFPNLHRVLPKSWQVLEELHFQPQAQQLWLSWWDSARLGLQAGLTEDRLQSALSYLHESGKLLYFEEHLTLREYVFHNLPRLIDILNVFCQRDATVLLQKLLSDTRIDELRATQLHHYVEGFLLHGLLPAHIIRLLLKPHIQSREDLQLILELLEKMGLCYCVNKPKCKPLNGAAAWYKFPCYVKNEVPHAEAWINGANLSGQSFVAEQLQIEYSFPFIFPPGLFARYSVQINSHVVQRSDGKYQIYAYRGKVPVVVSYRPARGALQPDTLSIASHASLPNIWTAWQAITPLVEELNVLLQEWPGLYYTVHVLCSKCLKRGSPNPHTFPGELLSQPRPEGLTEIICPKNGSERVNVALVYPPTPTVVSPCSK, encoded by the coding sequence atgGCGCAGACGGAGCCGGCGCGGCCGTtgcgccccgccggcgcggccgccctgCGCGCGCGGAAGCTGCGCGGCGTCCCCGGCGAGCCGGAGCCCGAGCCGGAGCCCGAGCCGGAGCCGgacgcggggccgccgggggggccgccgccgcctgccgccgtccccgtccccgtccccgcccccgcccccgcggcggcggcgctgggcgagCTGGAGGCGCTGAACCTGAGCGGGCGCGGGCTGGAGGAGCTGCCCGAGGAGGTGGGCGCCGCCCTGGGCGGGCTGCGGGCGCTGAGCCTGCGGCGCAACCGGCtgcgccgcctgcccgccgccgccctgcgccaCCTGGGCCGCCTGGCCGAGCTCGACCTCAGCCACAACCGGCTGCGGGGCCTGGGCGAcggcgcggcgctggcggggctgcgcggcctgCGCAAGCTCAGCCTCAGCCACAACGAGCTGGGCGCCGAGGGGCCCGGCCTGCCGCCGCGCCTGGCCGAGCTGGGCCGCCTCGAGGAGCTGGACCTCAGCTTCAACCGCCTGCGCCGCCTGCCCGAGGGCCTGGGCCGCCTGCGGCAGCTCCGCACCCTCGACGTGGACCACAACCTGCTGCCCGCCTTCCCCGCCCCGCTCCTGGAGCTGGCCGCCCTCGAGGAGCTCGACTGCTCCGGCAACCGCCACCTCGGGGCCCTGCCCGAGGGCAtcgccgccctccgccgcctcAAGATCCTCTGGCTGAGCGGCACCGGGCTGGCGGCCCTGCCCGagggcctctgccagctgggCGCCCTCGAGAGCCTCATGCTGGACGGCAACCGGCTGCGGGCCCTGCCCGCCGGCTTCGGCGGCCTGCAGCGCCTCAAGATGCTGAACCTCTCCTCCAACCTGCTCGGGGAGTTCCCCGCCGCCATCCTGGCCCTGCCCGGCCTGGAGGAGCTCTACCTGAGCCGCAACCAGCTCACCCTGCTGCCCCCGCGCCTCTGCCAGCTCCGCCAGCTCCGCACCCTCTGGCTGGACAACAACCGCATCCGCTACCTGCCCGACTCCGTCGTGCTCCTccgcagcctggaggagctggtGCTGCAAGGCAACCAGATCGCCATCCTGCCCGAGGGCTTCGGACAGCTGTCCCGCATCACCCTGTGGAAGATCAAGGACAACCCCCTCATCCAGCCCCCGTACGAGGTGTGCATGAAGGGCATCCCCTACATCGCGGCCTACCAGCAGGAGCTGGCCCACTCCCAGCCTGCCCTCAAGCCCCGCCTCAAGCTGGTCCTCCTGGGCCTAAAGGATGCGGGCAAGACCTTGCTGAGACGGTGCCTCATGGAGGAGGACGGGCAGAGGGAGGATGCGGGAGGTCTGGAGGCAGGGAGTGCCCAGCCCAGAGGGCGCCCTGGCCGGCAGCAAGGCGCTGGGAGAGCGCAGGCTGGGTGCTGCCCCTTCCTGGAGCCTCAGGACGCTTCCTTGACGTGGGTACCTGCCGCACGGCCGCTGGAACGTCTCCCTGCTGAGCGGCAGGACGTCCCCCACGTGGCTTCTCACAGAGCGAAGGGGGAAGCACCGTGCCCTGCGCCGTCACTGCCGCCAGACGCCTTCCAAGCGCCGTCAGGCGTGGGACCGCCCGGAGCCAGCAAGGGCATCGAGGTGATGGACTGGACAGCAGATGCGGAGAGGGGCCTGACATTCATTGTGTTCGAGCTAGCGGGCGACCCGAGCTACGATGTGATCcagtctttcttcctctcccccgGAGCCTTGTACGTGCTGGTAGTGAATTTGAGTGCCTACGTCCCTCAGCACTTCTACCGCTCTGTGGGCTATTTCTTGCACTGGCTTGGTTCCAAGGTGCCCCATGCTGTGGTGTGCATGGTGGGAACCCACGCCGACCTCTGCGCGGAgcgggagctggaggagaagtGCCTGGACATCCATCACCAGATCGCTCTGCAGGAGAAGCGGGATGCTGAGGGGCTCCAGAGCTTGGTCCAGCAGGTGGATGAGGCTCTGGGACAGGACTTTGACCTGCGCTGCTCCAGCCCGCACGCCGCCTTTTACGGGGTCTCGGACAAGAACTTGCGGCGGAAGAAAGCCCAGTTCCAGTATCTTTTAAACAACCGCCCACAGATCCTCTCCCCGGTGCTGCCCTTCAGCTGCCGGGACCGTTGCCAGGTGCGTCGCCTGCGGGACAAACTCCTCTCGGTGGCGGAGCACCGAGACATCTTCCCAAACCTGCACCGAGTGTTGCCCAAATCCTGGCAAGTGCTGGAGGAGCTGCACTTCCAGCCGCAGGCTCAGCAGCTGTGGCTCAGCTGGTGGGACTCTGCCCGCTTGGGCTTGCAGGCGGGCCTGACGGAGGATCGGCTCCAGAGCGCCCTGTCCTACCTGCACGAGAGCGGGAAGCTGCTCTACTTTGAGGAGCACCTCACGCTGCGGGAGTACGTGTTCCACAACCTGCCGCGGCTCATCGACATCCTCAATGTCTTCTGCCAGCGGGATGCCACTGTGCTGCTCCAGAAACTGCTCAGCGACACCCGCATTGATGAGCTGAGGGCCACCCAGCTCCATCACTACGTGGAGGGCTTCTTGCTGCACGGCCTCCTCCCTGCCCACATTATCCGCCTGCTTCTCAAGCCCCACATCCAGAGCCGGGAGGACCTGCAGCTCAtcctggagctgctggagaagaTGGGGCTCTGCTACTGCGTCAACAAACCCAAATGCAAGCCCCTCAACGGGGCGGCTGCGTGGTACAAGTTCCCCTGCTACGTGAAGAACGAGGTGCCCCACGCCGAGGCGTGGATTAACGGCGCCAATCTGAGCGGACAGTCCTTTGTGGCTGAGCAACTGCAGATCGAATATAGCTTCCCGTTCATTTTCCCACCCGGCTTGTTCGCGCGCTACAGCGTCCAGATCAACAGCCACGTGGTTCAGCGGTCGGATGGCAAATACCAGATCTACGCCTACCGGGGGAAGGTGCCTGTGGTGGTGAGTTACCGGCCTGCCAGGGGAGCTCTGCAGCCAGACACTCTGTCTATTGCTAGTCACGCATCCCTACCAAATATCTGGACAGCCTGGCAAGCCATAACCCCTTTAGTGGAAGAACTGAATGTCCTGCTCCAAGAGTGGCCGGGCCTGTACTACACTGTGCACGTCCTCTGTTCTAAGTGCCTTAAAAGAGGGTCACCCAACCCGCACACTTTCCCAG